From Salinicola endophyticus:
CCAGTGGGAAGCCAAGGATGCCGAGGCGTCGATCCCGGACCCGTTCGACCCGGCCAAGAAGCGCAAGCCGACCATGCTCACCACCGACCTGACGCTGCGCTTCGACCCCGAGTTCGAGAAGATCTCGCGACGCTTCCTCGAAGATCCGCAGGCGTTCGCCGACGCCTTCGCCCGCGCCTGGTTCAAGCTGACCCATCGCGACATGGGGCCCAAGGCGCGCTATCTCGGCCCCGAAGTGCCGCAGGAAGAGCTGATCTGGCAGGACCCGCTGCCGGCGCCGAGCCACCAGCCGAGCGCCGCGGACATCGACGCGCTCAAGCAGCAGATCGCCGATGCCGGGCTATCGGTGGCCGAGCTGGTCGGCACCGCCTGGGCCTCGGCCTCGACCTTCCGCGGCGGTGACAAGCGCGGCGGCGCCAATGGCGCACGTCTGGCCCTGGCCCCGCAGAAGGATTGGGCGGTCAACCGTATCGCTGCTGGCGTGCTGCCCAAGCTGCAGGCGATCCAGGCGGCCTCCGGCAAGGCTTCGCTGGCCGACGTGATCGTGCTGGCCGGGAATGTCGGCGTCGAGCAGGCGGCCAAGGCGGCCGGGGTCGAGCTCACCCTGCCGTTCGCCCCGGGCCGGGTCGATGCCAGCCAGGATCAGACCGACATCCACGCCTTCAGCATGATGGAACCGCTGGCCGATGGCTTCCGCAACTACAAGCGCGGCAAGCTCAACGTGCCCACCGAGACGCTGCTGATCGACAAGGCCCAGCAGTTGACCCTGACCGCACCGGAGCTGACCGTGCTGATCGGTGGCCTGCGCGTGCTCGGCACCAATCACGATGGCGCCGACCACGGCGTGTTCACCCAGCGCCCTGGGGTGCTCAGCAACGACTTCTTCGTCAACCTGCTCGACATGGGCACGGAGTGGACAGCGGTCGATGCCGAGGCCGAGCTGTTCGAAGGTCATTCGCGCAGCGACAGGACGCTGACTTACACCGCAACCCGCAACGATCTGATCTTCGGCTCGCACTCGGTGCTGCGCGCACTGGCCGAGGTCTATGCCAGCGAAGATGCCCAGGAGAAGTTCGTCCACGACTTCGCCGCCGCCTGGACCAAGGTGATGAACCTGGATCGCTTCGACCTCACCTGATCGATGCCCATAACGATTTCTGCGTACTTCGCCGCCGGATGACCTCCGGCGGCTTTTTTATGCCCGCCATCCCTGGCGGGCACCCTCCGGGCCGTCGCTACGCGACGTTAAAAACCGCTCCCGACGGTTTTGGTATGCCCGCCATCCCTGGCGTGCACCCTTCGGGCCGTCGCTACGCGACGTTAAAAACCGCTCCCGACGGTTTTGA
This genomic window contains:
- the katG gene encoding catalase/peroxidase HPI; the encoded protein is MSQQAESKCPFSGQSGTTVSDGGGTTQVAGGGTTNRDWWPNQLRVDLLNQHSERSNPLDGDFDYRQAFAKLDYTALKADIEKTLTESQAWWPADWGSYIGLFIRMAWHSAGTYRLVDGRGGAGRGQQRFAPLNSWPDNVSLDKARRLLWPVKRKYGQHISWADLIVLAGNVALESSGFRTFGFAGGREDVWEPDLDVNWGDEKAWLTHRDPATLANNPLAATEMGLIYVNPEGPNASGDPLSAAPAIRATFGNMAMDDEEIVALIAGGHTLGKTHGAGPSDAIGADPEAAPLESQGFGWHNAHGSGVGADATTSGIEVVWTQTPTRWSHYFFENLFNYEWEQTRSPAGAIQWEAKDAEASIPDPFDPAKKRKPTMLTTDLTLRFDPEFEKISRRFLEDPQAFADAFARAWFKLTHRDMGPKARYLGPEVPQEELIWQDPLPAPSHQPSAADIDALKQQIADAGLSVAELVGTAWASASTFRGGDKRGGANGARLALAPQKDWAVNRIAAGVLPKLQAIQAASGKASLADVIVLAGNVGVEQAAKAAGVELTLPFAPGRVDASQDQTDIHAFSMMEPLADGFRNYKRGKLNVPTETLLIDKAQQLTLTAPELTVLIGGLRVLGTNHDGADHGVFTQRPGVLSNDFFVNLLDMGTEWTAVDAEAELFEGHSRSDRTLTYTATRNDLIFGSHSVLRALAEVYASEDAQEKFVHDFAAAWTKVMNLDRFDLT